The nucleotide sequence ATGGTATCGTCGCGGGACCTGGCGCGAGGGTGATCTGACGGAGACGAAGATCAGCACTGACGGGACCGCCATCGAGCCGACCGCGACGGACGACTGATACTGACCCCGGGAGGGGAGCCGTCCTGGCCTCCCTTTCCAGTTCTGCCGGCCGAACTGCGTTGGTGGCACGGCAGGTTTATATTGACTGACCGGTTAGTCAGTCTATCGGCTGTTCGAAATGGACGAAACGACTCCATCGGTACGAGAGCGGTTCCGGGACGCAAACGAGGATGGCCGGCTGTACCTCTGGGGCGGGATCATCGCAGCTGCGATCTCGCTCCTTATCCTGCCGATCGTCGGGCTACTCGCGATCTACTGGGGGTACAAGCTTCATGCCGAGGCAGGACGGACTGTCCCGGCGGTCGTCATCGCCGGGGCCGGCGCGACCGGCGTCCTCTACTGGATAGCCTATCTGGCGACGCTGTGAGCGCCCGTCCTGCAATCGGTCACGCCGTCTCTTCGGCGAGCCACTTCTCGCTGTAGGTCTCCCCGCAGGTACAGACGGCGTAGGCGTGGATCACGTCACCGTCGGCGTAGAGCCCGCCGACCTCCTCGTTTTGGGCTTCGGCGAACGCGAACACGAACTTGGCCGTGTGATCGGCTTCGGGGTCCTCGCCGCTCACCGGGCAATTGCCACCGGTCAGATCGTCGTGAATCTCGCCCGGCGTATCCATCGCCTGCTGGGCCAGCCCCATCGGATCCATCCCGACGACCGATTGGAACGCGCTCCGGCCTTCTTCACCCGGGAGAACGAGGACGATACCGTTCTCGACAGTCGTTGCGTGGTCTTCGAGTGATTCGAGGTTCGAGACGCTGTCCTCGTGGAGAAAGAAGGCGATGTCCTCGGGGCGTTCGCCAGCCAGAAACTCCGTCGTATCGGTCATACCTCGACGAAGTCGCCGAGGGCCAAAAGGAACGTGATCCGGGCGCTGACGGTGCCTGCTCCGGAGCAGCCCAGCGTGATTTGGAAGTCAGCGGCGCCCATCCTCGCGAGCTTGGCGGGGATCAGATGCTAATGACGCTGGAGACGACGAACTTCGTGAAGATCGCGACCAGCGCCCCGATCCACGACAGCGCGACGAAGTGCATGTAGCTGTTGAGCTTGTGGCCGCCGTCGGTCGTCCGGATCATCAGCGACGACAGCAGGGCGTTGAAGATCACGACGGTGATCAGCAGGAACTCGATGATCGGGATCTGGTACACCGAGGTGTGAATGAGCGAGCCCACCTCGAAGTTGCTCGACCCCGTCTGCAGGTTCAGGCTCATCTCCGAGAGGATGTTGACGACCTGCAGCCCGATGAAGAAGGCGAAGGTCGCGGCCGCGGAGATGCCGTACAGCACGCCGATGAGCGTCGTCGTCTCCTGGTCGCGTTGCTGGCGCAACTGCAGGACCTCGTTCATGTTCTCGCTGATGAGTTCGCCCAACTGTTTCGGGCTGCCACCCA is from Halorhabdus sp. BNX81 and encodes:
- a CDS encoding DUF5807 family protein codes for the protein MTDTTEFLAGERPEDIAFFLHEDSVSNLESLEDHATTVENGIVLVLPGEEGRSAFQSVVGMDPMGLAQQAMDTPGEIHDDLTGGNCPVSGEDPEADHTAKFVFAFAEAQNEEVGGLYADGDVIHAYAVCTCGETYSEKWLAEETA